The following are encoded together in the Labrus mixtus chromosome 2, fLabMix1.1, whole genome shotgun sequence genome:
- the hmgb2a gene encoding high mobility group protein B2a produces the protein MAKDPTKPRGKTTSYAFFVATCREEHKKKHPGTTVNFSEFSKKCSERWKTMSAKEKVKFEDLAKNDKVRYEREMKTYIPPKGAKSMKKKKDPNAPKRPPSAFFVFCSEHRPRIKEEHPGIAIGDIAKKLGELWSKQTDKDKAPFAAKAAKLKEKYEKDVAAYRAKSGSGKSDAGKKSGPGRPAGKKALPVHDDDDDDDDDDDDDEEDEDDDDEDDD, from the exons ATGGCGAAGGACCCAACTAAGCCCAGAGGAAAGACCACCTCATACGCGTTTTTTGTCGCTACCTGCCGTGAAGAGCACAAGAAGAAACACCCAGGGACCACTGTGAACTTCTCAGAGTTCTCCAAGAAATGCTCTGAGAGATGGAAG accATGTCAGCTAAGGAGAAAGTGAAATTCGAGGATTTGGCCAAGAACGATAAAGTCCGCTATGAACGAGAAATGAAGACATACATCCCACCTAAAGGCGCCAAaagcatgaagaagaagaaggacccTAATGCACCCAAAAGGCCGCC GTCTGCATTTTTCGTGTTCTGCTCTGAACACCGCCCAAGGATCAAGGAGGAGCACCCTGGTATCGCAATCGGTGACATAGCCAAGAAGCTTGGTGAGCTGTGGAGCAAACAGACCGATAAAGACAAGGCTCCCTTCGCTGCCAAGGCGGCCAAACTGAAGGAGAAATATGAAAAG GATGTTGCTGCCTATCGAGCAAAGTCTGGCTCAGGGAAGAGCGATGCTGGTAAGAAGAGTGGGCCGGGCAGACCTGCTGGCAAGAAAGCACTTCCTGTtcatgatgacgatgatgatgatgacgacgatgatgacgatgatgaggaagatgaggatgatgacGATGAGGATGACGACTAA